One window from the genome of Alnus glutinosa chromosome 13, dhAlnGlut1.1, whole genome shotgun sequence encodes:
- the LOC133854216 gene encoding cellulose synthase-like protein G3, whose product MEHQRVRSASSISSAHPLHALRHARRTTFNRAFAVVYACAISTLLYYHALKLIHSATFASFFISLSFFLSDAVLAFMWATRQCFLMTIVYRQEYPENLERVLKKPDFPALDVFICTADPYKEPPLRLISTTLAVMAYDYPTEKISIYISDDGGSQLTLFACMEAAKFASHWLPFCRKKNMIERSPEAYFASNQDSWCSDTEKIKILYESMKARVENVLERGKVGEEYITEELQSRAFSKWTDESFTGQDHPTVIQILLESSKNKDTTGHLMPNLIYVSREKRRTSPHNFKAGALNVLIRVSATMSNAPIFLTLDCDMYPNDPQTPLRALCYLSDSKIQSQLAYIQFPQMFHGINKNDIYACEYKRIFQTNPMGLDGLLGPNHVGTGCFFNRRAFFGGPSATSVSSEIPELGPDHVVDKNTIQSQPIMELAHKVAGCDYENKTQWGFEMGFRYGSLIEDYYTGYRLKCEGWRSVFCNPKRPAFLGDAPICLIDALYQCQRWMIGGLQVAFCKFRPITFGTSSMGLLMGLAYTNYSLWSFWFLPITVYAFLPQLALLNGLTIFPKLLEPWFFLYLFLFLGAYGQDLLEFVIEGGSVQRWWNNQRMWMIRGLSSFIFGFLEYFLKCLGISTYGFGLTSKVVDDEQRKRYDQGIFEFGVSSPMFVPLTMAAIINLVSFFMGILQVIRGSSSVDGLFLQMFIAGFAVLNSLPIYEAMVLRSDKGRMPSKTTIISTLLALLLILGAWPFFLSYLAYAIFVTTRGKH is encoded by the exons ATGGAGCACCAGAGAGTGCGCAGCGCCAGCTCCATCTCCTCTGCCCATCCCCTTCACGCCCTAAGACATGCACGTCGGACGACGTTCAACCGCGCGTTTGCCGTAGTTTACGCGTGTGCCATCTCGACACTTCTCTACTACCACGCACTCAAACTCATCCACTCTGCCACGTTCGCCTCCTTCTTCATCTCCCTCTCCTTTTTCCTCTCCGATGCCGTCCTCGCCTTCATGTGGGCTACCCGGCAGTGTTTCCTCATGACTATCGTTTACCGTCAGGAGTACCCTGAAAACCTCGAAAGGGTCTTGAAGAAACCAGACTTTCCGGCGCTGGACGTATTCATATGCACCGCGGATCCGTACAAGGAGCCGCCGTTGAGATTGATCAGCACGACGTTAGCTGTCATGGCTTATGATTATCCAACGGAGAAGATTTCGATCTATATATCGGACGATGGGGGCTCGCAGTTGACGTTGTTTGCTTGCATGGAAGCTGCGAAGTTTGCGAGTCACTGGTTACCGTTCTGTAGGAAGAAAAACATGATAGAGAGAAGCCCAGAAGCCTATTTTGCATCAAATCAGGACTCTTGGTGCTCCGACACTGAAAAGATTAAG ATACTATATGAAAGCATGAAAGCCAGGGTAGAGAATGTGCTTGAGAGGGGGAAAGTTGGCGAAGAGTATATCACTGAGGAGCTACAGTCTAGAGCTTTCAGCAAATGGACAGATGAGAGTTTTACTGGCCAAGATCATCCCACTGTCATtcag ATCCTATTAGAAAGTAGCAAAAACAAAGACACCACGGGCCACTTGATGCCAAACCTCATCTATGTCTCTAGGGAAAAGAGGAGGACTTCACCCCACAATTTCAAGGCCGGTGCCCTCAATGTCCTG ATTCGAGTGTCAGCTACCATGAGCAATGCACCTATATTCCTGACCTTAGATTGTGATATGTACCCAAATGATCCTCAAACACCTCTTCGGGCATTGTGTTACCTCTCAGATTCTAAAATTCAATCCCAATTGGCATACATTCAATTCCCACAGATGTTTCATGGGATCAACAAGAACGACATTTATGCTTGTGAATATAAACGAATATTTCAAACTAATCCGATGGGATTGGACGGACTATTGGGACCTAATCATGTCGGAACCGGATGCTTTTTCAATCGACGAGCTTTCTTTGGAGGTCCGTCGGCAACAAGTGTGTCATCGGAAATCCCCGAGCTTGGCCCGGACCATGTTGTGGACAAGAACACGATTCAGTCCCAACCAATTATGGAATTGGCACACAAGGTTGCAGGGTGCGATTATGAGAACAAGACTCAGTGGGGCTTTGAg ATGGGCTTTAGATATGGATCATTGATTGAGGACTACTACACGGGCTATCGGCTAAAATGCGAGGGATGGAGGTCCGTATTTTGCAATCCAAAGAGGCCTGCCTTTTTGGGTGATGCACCAATCTGCCTCATCGACGCTCTGTACCAGTGCCAACGATGGATGATCGGCGGTCTTCAGGTTGCCTTCTGCAAATTCCGGCCAATAACCTTCGGCACCAGCTCTATGGGCCTTCTCATGGGCCTAGCCTACACTAATTATTCTCTCTGGTCCTTTTGGTTTCTTCCTATCACAGTATATGCTTTCCTGCCCCAACTAGCTCTTCTCAATGGGCTTACTATTTTCCCAAAG TTATTAGAGCCATGGTTTTTCTTGTActtgtttcttttccttggagCCTATGGACAAGATCTCCTTGAATTTGTAATAGAGGGAGGAAGTGTTCAAAGATGGTGGAATAATCAGAGAATGTGGATGATAAGAGGCCTCTCATCCTTCATCTTCGGGTTCCTTGAATACTTCCTCAAATGTTTAGGCATTTCCACCTATGGTTTCGGCCTGACCAGCAAAGTGGTTGATGATGAACAAAGGAAAAGATATGATCAAGGCATCTTTGAGTTTGGAGTCTCTTCACCCATGTTTGTGCCACTAACAATGGCAGCGATAATCAATTTGGTCTCCTTTTTTATGGGAATCCTACAAGTTATAAGAGGCAGCAGCAGTGTGGATGGTCTCTTTCTGCAGATGTTCATAGCAGGTTTTGCAGTTTTGAATTCCTTGCCAATTTATGAAGCCATGGTCTTGAGGAGTGACAAAGGAAGAATGCCGTCCAAAACTACTATAATTTCGACCCTTCTGGCATTGCTATTAATATTAGGAGCTTGGCccttttttttgtcatatcttGCTTATGCAATTTTTGTAACAACTCGGGGAAAGCATTAG
- the LOC133854530 gene encoding uncharacterized protein LOC133854530, translating to MEYCSHDSWLVGPHHLIYREELKKDGEKKVDCSWDSCRKPIWGSLHNCMECGNRPVHRYNSTNHCLDFTEKLELNYGNNQVVCYMCDEPVLLGAPAYKCFVSKCSGFVIHKSCAEPSHEINHPQHPDHTLSLRWWRNERCDACCTSHDCSFFYSCYSCDFNLDIKCANRLPTNPNDCHQHEFVPILKRVQFNCEACGEEIENIANLCSICKLLVHKRCAEIPRTVKIKLHNHFLNLIYSSPHEINKRDDMSCRICCNMVNTEYAAYSCQECSYHVHTECLRRLKHDHRESLATSESVPNNSIGHSTHLIKVLNQAEDKESHSREIQHFSHDHQLKLILCGDEVKDGKLCEGCTEFIISASYYGCVQCQFFLHTRCAELPTTIEQHRLVNFQTLTLLPRATTKSGVFFCNICSLHHRGFIYNCPKFIFPWKFLDVQCGSMPETLEHEGHEHPFFLALESRNRKCKACPKDNEKYVFVCTSCDFILGIKCANLPLIAKHKYDTHLLKLTYAAKNDYEEYYCLICEEKRDPMHWFYYCEKCNFSAHPECALENYPSMTIGSTYTSEYHPHPLTFVQKKTEDSSECPACEYDLGDVVLECSRCKFNIHPPRPYFQDCLWALSEIWKV from the coding sequence ATGGAGTACTGCAGTCATGACAGCTGGTTGGTTGGTCCGCACCACTTGATATACAGAGAAGAGCTGAAAAAAGATGGTGAGAAGAAAGTTGATTGCTCGTGGGATAGCTGCCGCAAACCAATATGGGGTTCCCTCCACAATTGCATGGAATGTGGTAACCGCCCCGTTCACAGATACAATTCAACCAATCATTGTTTGGACTTCACAGAAAAGCTGGAATTAAATTATGGCAACAACCAAGTTGTTTGCTACATGTGCGACGAACCAGTCCTATTGGGTGCTCCCGCCTACAAATGCTTCGTCTCCAAATGCAGCGGCTTCGTCATACACAAATCATGTGCCGAGCCATCTCATGAGATAAATCACCCTCAGCACCCAGACCATACCCTTTCTCTCCGGTGGTGGCGTAATGAACGTTGTGATGCTTGTTGTACATCTCACGATTGCTCTTTCTTTTACTCTTGTTATTCGTGTGATTTCAATCTCGACATCAAATGTGCTAATCGCTTGCCAACTAATCCTAATGACTGTCACCAACACGAATTCGTCCCCATTTTGAAGCGGGTCCAGTTCAATTGCGAAGCTTGTGGAGAGGAAATTGAGAACATCGCCAACCTGTGTAGTATCTGCAAACTCTTGGTTCACAAAAGATGTGCTGAAATTCCACGCACAGTCAAAATTAAGCTACACAATCACTTCCTCAACCTCATCTATTCTTCTCCTCATGAAATCAATAAGCGCGACGACATGTCCTGTAGAATCTGTTGCAACATGGTGAATACAGAGTATGCAGCTTACTCTTGTCAGGAATGTAGTTACCATGTCCACACGGAATGCCTAAGACGTTTAAAGCATGACCACCGGGAGTCACTTGCAACTAGTGAGTCGGTGCCCAACAATTCCATTGGACATTCAACTCATTTGATCAAGGTGCTCAATCAAGCAGAGGACAAAGAATCTCACTCTAGGGAGATCCAACATTTCAGTCATGATCACCAACTTAAGTTAATCCTCTGTGGTGACGAGGTCAAGGATGGTAAGCTTTGTGAGGGGTGTACGGAATTCATAATTTCGGCTTCGTACTATGGCTGTGTTCAATGTCAATTCTTTCTCCATACTCGATGTGCTGAACTTCCCACAACAATTGAGCAACATCGACTTGTCAACTTTCAGACGCTTACCCTCCTCCCACGGGCAACTACCAAGAGTGGCGTGTtcttttgtaatatttgttCTCTTCATCATCGTGGCTTCATCTACAATTGTCCTAAATTTATATTTCCTTGGAAGTTCTTGGACGTTCAATGCGGTTCAATGCCGGAAACGCTTGAACACGAAGGTCATGAACATCCCTTTTTCCTTGCTCTAGAGTCTCGGAATAGAAAATGCAAAGCTTGTCCCAAGGACAACGAGAAGTATGTATTCGTATGCACCAGTTGCGATTTCATCTTGGGAATCAAATGTGCAAATCTTCCACTGATAGCGAAGCATAAATATGATACACATCTCCTCAAGCTCACCTACGCTGCTAAAAATGATTATGAAGAAtattattgtttaatttgtgaagaaaaaagagaccCTATGCACTGGTTCTATTACTGTGAAAAATGCAACTTCTCCGCTCACCCCGAATGTGCTCTTGAGAACTATCCATCCATGACAATTGGAAGTACTTATACAAGTGAATATCACCCTCACCCTCTCACATTTGTCCAGAAGAAGACTGAAGACTCCTCCGAATGTCCTGCCTGTGAATATGATTTAGGTGACGTGGTTCTAGAATGTAGTCGATGCAAATTCAATATCCACCCTCCTAGACCTTACTTCCAGGATTGTTTGTGGGCACTAAGTGAAATTTGGAAGGTATAG